In the Candidatus Electrothrix rattekaaiensis genome, one interval contains:
- the hslV gene encoding ATP-dependent protease subunit HslV, which produces MKVIRSTTILAIRHKGEVVIAGDGQVSLGQTVIKHNARKVRRLYHDKVITGFAGSTADAFTLYDRLEQKLEQFNGNLMRSSVELAKDWRTDKMLRRLEAMMIAVDAKTSLLLSGSGDVIESDNGILAIGSGGSFAQAAATALIAHSDLDAESIARESMDIAASICVYTNHNLIVEKV; this is translated from the coding sequence ATGAAAGTAATACGATCAACAACAATTCTGGCGATACGCCATAAGGGAGAGGTGGTCATTGCGGGCGACGGTCAGGTCTCGCTCGGACAGACCGTCATCAAACATAATGCGCGCAAGGTGCGCAGGCTCTACCATGATAAAGTCATTACCGGATTTGCCGGTTCAACAGCTGATGCCTTTACCCTGTATGATCGGTTGGAGCAGAAGCTAGAGCAGTTTAACGGCAATTTGATGCGTTCCTCGGTTGAGCTGGCCAAAGATTGGCGCACCGATAAGATGCTGCGCCGGCTTGAGGCGATGATGATCGCTGTTGATGCAAAAACATCTTTGCTGCTTTCCGGCAGCGGCGATGTAATTGAGTCTGATAACGGCATTCTGGCTATCGGTTCGGGCGGCTCCTTTGCCCAGGCAGCAGCAACCGCCCTGATCGCCCATTCCGATCTTGATGCCGAGTCCATCGCGCGTGAGTCAATGGATATCGCGGCTTCCATCTGCGTGTATACCAATCATAATCTTATCGTGGAAAAGGTCTAA
- the hslU gene encoding ATP-dependent protease ATPase subunit HslU, producing MSELNSLTPKQTVQRLDQYIIGQDDAKRSVAIALRNRWRRQQVLPPLREEIAPKNIIMIGPTGVGKTEIARRLANLAQSPFIKVEASKFTEVGYVGRDVESMVRDLLQLAINMVTKEEEEGVTAQAASAAEERLLDLLLPPVPKRENSGSNIKKGEEGDVISLSYNDASGKDTVSLEADNITTKQQTDSAEKTREKLRRMLHSGELDERTVELNITTQKPQGPVVEVFSSSGLEDMQSSLQDAFSKIFPGQKQERKFKVPEALEYLKKEEAQHLVDTESVTEKAIRKTEQAGIIFLDEIDKIASRSGSGSGTPDISREGVQRDLLPIVEGSTVTTKYGPVRTDHILFIASGAFYANKPSDLAPELQGRFPIRVNLNPLGEEDFFRILTEPENALIKQYTALMATEGIELTFEEEAIREMARIAVEVNRKTENIGARRLHTVMECVLDELSFDATEREERSFVVTSEYVQKQLLDISDNEDLSRYIL from the coding sequence ATGAGTGAGTTGAATTCATTAACACCGAAACAGACCGTCCAAAGGCTTGACCAGTATATTATCGGTCAAGATGACGCAAAGCGTTCCGTTGCCATAGCCCTGCGCAACCGTTGGCGGAGGCAACAGGTTCTGCCCCCTCTGCGTGAGGAAATCGCACCGAAAAATATCATCATGATCGGCCCCACAGGCGTGGGAAAAACCGAGATAGCGCGAAGATTGGCAAACCTTGCTCAATCTCCTTTTATCAAGGTTGAGGCCTCAAAATTTACTGAAGTAGGCTATGTGGGCCGTGATGTTGAATCCATGGTTCGGGATCTCCTCCAGTTGGCCATTAACATGGTGACCAAAGAGGAAGAGGAAGGTGTAACTGCTCAGGCAGCATCAGCAGCGGAAGAGCGTCTGCTCGACCTCCTGCTGCCACCGGTTCCGAAACGCGAAAACTCGGGTTCGAATATCAAAAAAGGAGAGGAAGGCGATGTCATTTCGTTATCCTATAATGACGCCTCTGGCAAGGATACTGTCTCCCTTGAAGCGGACAATATTACGACTAAACAACAGACCGACTCCGCAGAAAAAACCCGTGAAAAATTGCGACGAATGCTGCATAGCGGTGAGCTGGATGAGCGCACGGTTGAACTTAATATAACGACCCAGAAACCCCAAGGACCGGTCGTGGAAGTTTTTTCTTCATCAGGCCTTGAGGACATGCAATCTTCCTTGCAGGACGCCTTTTCCAAAATTTTTCCAGGGCAGAAGCAGGAACGAAAGTTCAAAGTTCCAGAGGCACTGGAGTACTTGAAAAAAGAAGAGGCACAACATCTGGTTGATACAGAAAGCGTGACGGAAAAGGCAATACGGAAAACCGAGCAGGCTGGAATTATTTTTCTTGATGAGATAGATAAAATCGCCTCAAGGAGCGGTTCCGGTTCAGGAACACCTGATATATCACGGGAAGGTGTCCAGCGTGATCTGCTGCCCATTGTCGAAGGCTCCACCGTAACTACCAAATATGGTCCAGTCCGAACAGATCACATCCTGTTTATTGCTTCCGGAGCGTTTTATGCCAATAAACCTTCAGACCTTGCCCCGGAATTACAGGGTCGCTTTCCTATTCGGGTCAATCTGAATCCACTTGGCGAAGAAGACTTCTTTCGTATCCTCACCGAGCCGGAGAACGCCTTAATCAAGCAGTACACGGCTCTCATGGCTACCGAAGGTATTGAACTGACCTTTGAAGAAGAGGCCATCCGAGAAATGGCAAGGATCGCTGTGGAGGTCAACAGAAAGACCGAAAACATCGGTGCCCGTCGGCTGCACACGGTCATGGAGTGTGTCCTGGACGAGCTTTCCTTTGATGCCACAGAGCGTGAAGAACGGAGCTTTGTCGTAACATCGGAATATGTACAGAAGCAGTTACTTGATATTTCTGATAATGAAGATTTGAGCAGATATATTTTATAG
- the ftsH gene encoding ATP-dependent zinc metalloprotease FtsH, giving the protein MNTYKNLSMWLVIGLTAILLVNLFNQKTESRLPMTYSQFWTNVKTGAIQKVTIQGDKVLGFSADGQPFTAITPDDTGLIPMLRESGVDISVKEPDQESLWMSIFISWFPMLLLIGVWVFFMRQMQMGGNGKGGALGFGRTRAKLQEEGEVKITFKDVAGIDEAKHELEEIVEFLKDPERFTTLGGRIPKGVLLAGSPGTGKTLLARAIAGEAEVPFFTISGSDFVEMFVGVGASRVRDLFHQGMKNAPCIIFIDEIDAVGRHRGAGLGGGHDEREQTLNQLLVEMDGFNANDGVIIIAATNRPDVLDPALLRPGRFDRQVIVPVPDIKGRQLILEIYGKKTKLADDVDMAVIARGTPGFSGADLENLVNEAALIAARQEAKEISLELLETAKDKIIMGAERRSMIIPEKEKEITAYHEAGHAIVARLLPGTDPIHKVTIIPRGRALGLTMQLPIDEKYTHSKQFLLNNIAILYGGWVAEKVIFGEITTGAGNDIERASELARKMVCEWGMSDELGPLAYGKKEEQIFLGREIAQHRDYSEDTARKIDEVVKNIILDATAATTILLEENIDILKAVADELLDKETITLEDIDRIMKELKDDAEAAGTATAATAGEGAEQEGAEETAEKA; this is encoded by the coding sequence ATGAATACTTATAAGAATCTGAGCATGTGGCTCGTGATAGGCCTGACAGCGATCCTTCTGGTGAATCTTTTTAATCAGAAGACAGAGTCACGTCTTCCTATGACATATAGTCAGTTCTGGACCAACGTTAAAACCGGGGCGATCCAAAAAGTGACGATCCAGGGGGATAAGGTTTTGGGATTCTCCGCTGACGGGCAACCTTTTACCGCTATCACGCCGGATGATACCGGGCTTATCCCCATGCTGCGCGAATCAGGGGTTGATATCTCTGTGAAAGAGCCAGACCAAGAGTCCTTATGGATGTCTATTTTTATTTCCTGGTTCCCTATGCTCCTTTTGATCGGGGTCTGGGTCTTTTTCATGCGGCAGATGCAGATGGGCGGCAACGGCAAAGGCGGTGCGCTCGGTTTTGGCAGAACACGGGCAAAGCTGCAGGAAGAAGGAGAGGTGAAAATCACCTTTAAGGATGTTGCCGGAATTGATGAGGCCAAGCATGAGCTTGAAGAGATTGTCGAGTTCCTCAAAGACCCGGAAAGGTTTACCACTCTAGGCGGGCGAATTCCCAAGGGCGTGTTGTTGGCCGGTTCTCCGGGTACCGGTAAAACCCTGTTGGCCAGGGCCATTGCTGGAGAGGCTGAGGTACCCTTTTTTACCATCTCCGGTTCCGACTTTGTTGAGATGTTTGTCGGTGTCGGGGCCTCAAGGGTTCGGGATTTGTTTCATCAGGGGATGAAGAATGCGCCCTGCATTATTTTTATTGACGAGATTGATGCGGTGGGACGACATCGCGGTGCCGGTCTGGGCGGCGGCCATGACGAGCGTGAGCAGACCCTGAATCAGCTGCTGGTGGAAATGGACGGTTTTAATGCCAACGACGGGGTTATTATTATTGCGGCCACCAACCGGCCTGATGTGCTAGACCCGGCCCTGCTTCGTCCTGGTCGTTTTGATCGTCAGGTGATTGTGCCGGTGCCTGATATCAAAGGGCGCCAGCTGATTCTGGAGATCTACGGGAAAAAGACCAAGCTGGCTGATGATGTGGATATGGCGGTTATTGCCCGTGGTACGCCGGGTTTTTCCGGTGCTGATCTGGAAAATCTGGTCAACGAGGCAGCCCTGATTGCGGCCCGTCAGGAAGCAAAAGAAATCAGTCTTGAACTTCTTGAAACGGCTAAGGATAAGATCATTATGGGTGCTGAACGCAGGTCCATGATTATCCCGGAAAAGGAGAAAGAAATCACAGCCTATCACGAGGCCGGACATGCCATTGTGGCTCGTTTGCTGCCCGGAACAGATCCCATCCATAAGGTGACGATCATCCCGCGCGGCAGGGCACTCGGTCTGACCATGCAGCTGCCTATTGATGAAAAATACACCCATTCCAAGCAATTTCTCCTGAATAATATCGCCATTCTGTACGGCGGTTGGGTGGCGGAAAAGGTTATTTTCGGCGAGATCACCACTGGTGCGGGCAATGATATTGAACGGGCGAGCGAATTGGCCCGCAAGATGGTCTGTGAATGGGGTATGAGCGATGAGCTGGGGCCTTTAGCCTACGGGAAAAAAGAAGAGCAGATCTTTCTCGGGCGGGAAATAGCCCAGCACCGTGACTACAGCGAGGACACCGCCCGCAAGATTGATGAGGTGGTGAAAAATATTATCCTGGATGCTACCGCAGCGACCACGATATTGCTGGAAGAAAACATTGATATTCTGAAAGCGGTTGCCGACGAGCTGCTGGACAAGGAAACCATCACTCTTGAAGACATTGATCGCATTATGAAAGAGTTGAAGGATGACGCGGAAGCAGCCGGAACCGCTACCGCTGCTACTGCGGGAGAGGGGGCAGAGCAGGAAGGTGCGGAAGAAACTGCTGAGAAGGCATAG
- a CDS encoding TIGR04211 family SH3 domain-containing protein, with amino-acid sequence MTVTKKYEHPVKPFFLLSLLLVLLAGTTGTATATEIKFVHFTDSNIPVRRGKGEQYKIIKFVKDGNQVEFFEENGNWAKVRLQNGTEGWMLKRYLSDEKPPVEQVRELREENEQLKDSNKKMTTNLKKIKELQQAGSEELENCQRKAEEKLASGLSECNKIKDEYNASQEFNKIIWFLSGAGVLLVGWLIGRFAGSSQKKRNRLL; translated from the coding sequence ATGACGGTTACAAAAAAATATGAACACCCGGTAAAGCCTTTTTTTCTCCTGTCGCTGCTTCTTGTCCTGCTCGCAGGCACAACAGGCACAGCAACAGCCACAGAAATCAAATTTGTCCATTTTACTGACAGTAATATACCGGTACGACGCGGCAAGGGGGAACAATATAAGATAATAAAATTCGTTAAAGACGGCAACCAGGTCGAATTTTTCGAGGAAAACGGAAATTGGGCCAAGGTGCGACTGCAAAACGGCACAGAAGGCTGGATGCTGAAACGGTATTTAAGTGATGAAAAGCCGCCGGTGGAACAGGTGCGGGAGCTGCGAGAAGAAAATGAGCAGCTCAAGGACAGTAATAAAAAAATGACAACTAACCTGAAAAAAATTAAGGAGCTGCAACAGGCGGGCAGTGAGGAACTTGAAAATTGTCAAAGGAAGGCTGAAGAAAAACTTGCTTCGGGCCTGAGTGAATGCAATAAAATCAAGGATGAATACAACGCATCCCAGGAATTTAATAAAATCATATGGTTTCTCTCAGGAGCCGGGGTATTGTTAGTTGGCTGGCTGATCGGTCGTTTTGCTGGCAGCTCACAAAAAAAACGAAACAGACTTTTATGA
- a CDS encoding TRAP transporter large permease subunit encodes MHDLNFKIKYAQIAPFSVVLSKRRKSNKVAIKDSRRNLVSLPVEKWGFLLLSMSAIMFLGFFIDFIEISYIVVPILLPVAETVGIDRMWFALLIAMNLQTSFLTPPFGFSLFSWKGVCPLEVRTLDIYKGVLPFILLQVMVLISIMLFPHLYGLH; translated from the coding sequence ATGCATGACTTGAACTTCAAGATAAAGTATGCTCAAATAGCACCTTTCAGTGTGGTACTTTCTAAGAGAAGGAAAAGCAACAAGGTAGCCATTAAGGACTCACGGAGAAATTTAGTCAGTTTACCCGTTGAAAAATGGGGCTTTTTGCTGCTCTCCATGTCAGCAATCATGTTTCTTGGTTTTTTTATTGATTTTATAGAAATATCCTATATTGTCGTTCCTATCCTTCTTCCGGTTGCTGAAACAGTGGGTATTGATCGGATGTGGTTTGCTCTTTTGATCGCTATGAACCTGCAAACCTCATTCTTAACCCCACCTTTTGGTTTTTCGCTGTTCTCTTGGAAAGGCGTGTGTCCTCTGGAAGTACGGACCCTTGATATTTATAAGGGAGTTCTACCCTTTATTCTTCTTCAGGTTATGGTTTTGATCTCGATTATGCTCTTTCCGCACCTGTATGGTCTTCACTGA
- the folP gene encoding dihydropteroate synthase — protein sequence MNTTQVMGILNVTPDSFSDGGKCIGEQAITAQVAKMLADGVDIIDIGGESTRPFAEPVAEQEELDRVIPAIQAARALSAAIPLSIDTTKAQVAAIALEHGATLINDISALQQDPDMITVARDCEVPIIIMHMQGTPEDMQLAPQYEDVVAEICAFFRERTSWMESQGIAKQRIILDPGIGFGKTLAHNLAILRNVAAFKELGFPVLIGHSRKSFLEKLLSTPVAQRDCPSAIISALCAQQGADILRVHDVAKTVAAVRLAEELKVLKPGTR from the coding sequence ATGAATACAACACAGGTTATGGGAATCCTGAATGTGACCCCGGATTCCTTTTCCGATGGTGGCAAATGTATTGGCGAGCAGGCTATCACCGCGCAGGTAGCAAAAATGCTCGCTGACGGCGTGGATATAATTGATATCGGCGGCGAATCCACTCGTCCCTTTGCCGAGCCTGTAGCTGAGCAGGAAGAGCTGGATCGGGTCATTCCGGCTATTCAGGCGGCCCGAGCATTGTCTGCTGCAATTCCTCTTTCCATTGATACCACCAAAGCTCAAGTGGCTGCTATTGCCCTTGAGCATGGAGCCACGCTCATTAACGATATTTCAGCCTTGCAGCAGGATCCTGATATGATCACCGTAGCGCGTGATTGCGAAGTGCCGATCATTATTATGCACATGCAGGGAACACCCGAGGATATGCAGCTTGCTCCCCAATACGAGGATGTTGTTGCTGAGATCTGTGCTTTTTTTCGCGAACGGACCAGCTGGATGGAAAGCCAAGGTATTGCCAAACAACGGATTATTCTTGATCCTGGCATCGGCTTTGGCAAGACCCTTGCTCATAATCTTGCGATCCTGCGCAATGTTGCCGCCTTTAAGGAACTCGGCTTTCCAGTCCTGATCGGCCATTCCCGCAAGTCCTTTCTGGAAAAGCTGCTCAGCACCCCGGTTGCACAACGGGATTGCCCGAGCGCGATCATTTCCGCCCTCTGCGCCCAGCAGGGTGCGGATATCCTGCGGGTGCATGATGTGGCAAAAACAGTTGCGGCGGTCCGGCTTGCCGAGGAACTCAAAGTGCTCAAGCCTGGGACAAGATGA
- a CDS encoding MFS transporter, with amino-acid sequence MNTQERAILSSTGYGHFLSHCNMLVFPALALPLSQHFGLDLAVTLDLGFWMYLLFGITALPWGILADKFGPRPLLALFYLGGGCSGLAAAAFADNPSAFQLALVGIGLFSGIYHPAGLGWIATDIPRRTAAAMAINGIFGSLGLAMGPLLAGLINWLFGIQAVYLCLGLMNIAGIFFLLLTQKADAGAQQTGVQQKTSPSPREQVGEQVGEQVGEQEREKEKFSAWKGFLVLLVCMMLGGVIYRGATVTLPALFERNLPTVVTAVNNLFQGSTISGNVVATMTISILYLVGMYGQYMGGRFGERFDLRYGYLGFHLVTIPFAFLLGTATNMPLILLAALHSFFLLGMQPLENTLVARLTPAWMRSSAYGMKFILTFGVGALSIKLIKVVEQGWGLSFVFPILGTISILLVLMIGVLILSTRHISSTVQQ; translated from the coding sequence ATGAATACCCAGGAACGCGCCATTTTGAGCAGCACCGGTTACGGCCATTTCTTGAGCCATTGCAATATGCTGGTTTTTCCAGCTCTTGCCCTCCCTCTCTCGCAGCATTTTGGGCTTGATCTTGCTGTTACGCTTGATCTCGGATTCTGGATGTACCTCTTGTTCGGGATAACCGCCCTCCCCTGGGGAATACTGGCTGATAAATTCGGCCCGAGGCCGTTATTAGCACTTTTTTATCTCGGGGGAGGCTGTTCGGGACTGGCTGCCGCCGCCTTTGCGGACAACCCCTCCGCCTTTCAGCTTGCCCTGGTCGGTATCGGGCTTTTTTCTGGAATATATCATCCAGCTGGCCTCGGTTGGATAGCAACCGATATTCCCCGCCGCACAGCTGCTGCTATGGCAATCAACGGGATCTTCGGTAGTCTCGGCCTAGCTATGGGCCCCCTGCTGGCAGGTCTGATCAACTGGTTATTCGGCATTCAGGCGGTCTATCTCTGTTTAGGTCTCATGAATATCGCAGGAATATTTTTTCTCCTGCTCACACAAAAGGCGGACGCAGGTGCGCAACAAACAGGTGTGCAACAAAAGACCTCGCCATCGCCCCGAGAACAAGTGGGAGAACAAGTGGGAGAACAGGTGGGAGAGCAGGAAAGAGAGAAAGAGAAATTTTCCGCATGGAAAGGCTTTCTTGTTCTCCTCGTTTGTATGATGCTGGGCGGAGTGATCTATCGAGGAGCAACAGTGACCCTGCCTGCTTTATTCGAACGCAACCTTCCAACAGTGGTCACCGCTGTAAACAACCTGTTTCAGGGCAGCACCATATCTGGTAATGTGGTCGCCACAATGACCATCAGCATCCTTTATCTGGTCGGGATGTATGGCCAGTATATGGGCGGCAGGTTCGGCGAACGCTTTGACCTCAGATACGGTTATCTGGGATTTCATCTGGTCACCATACCGTTCGCCTTTCTGCTCGGAACGGCAACAAATATGCCCTTGATTCTACTGGCAGCACTACATTCTTTTTTCCTGCTCGGCATGCAGCCTTTGGAGAACACTCTGGTCGCCAGATTGACTCCTGCCTGGATGCGCAGTTCCGCCTACGGCATGAAGTTTATTTTAACATTCGGCGTAGGTGCCTTATCAATAAAGTTGATTAAAGTCGTTGAACAGGGATGGGGTCTTTCTTTTGTTTTTCCGATACTGGGAACGATCTCAATTCTTCTTGTTCTTATGATCGGCGTTTTGATTCTGTCAACGCGGCACATCAGCTCCACAGTTCAGCAATGA
- a CDS encoding lytic transglycosylase F, with amino-acid sequence MKSGQMSINKLVIHLELAVLGCVLVVLLLSALDRGGSKGAHGTAEQDEQTEHVQRAQSEAKKVEAIQTELFTDVHVPPRQRETWLGDLDGMLKRGQLRVLIPFSRTFFFQANGQELGLSVEILNSYEQFLNDQVVLGDKKMEFIFLPTPKERLIEELLAGKGDIAVADMLLPPDQKERVTFIAPVAVEIQEILVTGPNSPQFKNIFNLSGQEITVREDSSYAASLQKLNNTLTSIGRKPVTLHVADPLLEDEDLLEMTGVGILPMTVVDSHVGAFWATVFPYIKLHNKIALRTAKEISWAVRQDTPLLQESIRYFKKNSYLPRDGHLSLTEYYRKKDGFIKNSLSLSALEQYHSTVALLEKYGEKYTFPSLLLAALAYQESKFDPSWLGENGEVGLMGIDPSAVLQEGLETDLQKIRKPEHNIQTAVGYLRFLADRYFSSPRLSELDRNLMAIAAYKASPEQVMAARKKAALAGYNPDIWFNHVETIMHSEEGKDITQYVRNIYKYFEAYKYFTDQTENEEQE; translated from the coding sequence ATGAAGTCCGGTCAGATGAGTATCAATAAACTGGTTATACATTTGGAACTTGCGGTGCTCGGCTGTGTTCTGGTTGTCCTGTTACTCTCCGCCCTTGATCGCGGCGGCAGCAAGGGAGCACACGGGACAGCTGAACAGGATGAGCAAACCGAGCACGTACAGAGAGCTCAAAGCGAAGCCAAAAAGGTAGAAGCAATCCAGACAGAGCTTTTTACAGACGTCCATGTTCCGCCACGCCAGCGCGAGACCTGGCTCGGCGATCTTGACGGCATGTTGAAGCGCGGACAACTCCGGGTTCTGATCCCCTTTTCACGGACCTTTTTCTTCCAGGCAAACGGTCAGGAATTGGGCCTGAGTGTCGAGATACTGAATTCCTACGAACAATTCCTCAATGATCAAGTAGTGCTCGGGGACAAAAAAATGGAGTTTATTTTCTTGCCAACCCCCAAAGAACGCCTGATTGAAGAGCTTTTGGCGGGTAAAGGAGATATTGCGGTCGCTGACATGCTCCTGCCACCTGACCAGAAAGAACGTGTTACCTTTATTGCTCCCGTTGCTGTAGAAATACAAGAAATTTTGGTGACAGGACCGAATTCACCGCAGTTTAAAAACATTTTCAATCTGTCTGGTCAGGAAATCACGGTCCGCGAGGACAGCTCCTATGCTGCCAGCCTGCAAAAACTGAATAACACCCTGACTTCCATCGGCAGGAAACCTGTGACTCTCCACGTTGCCGATCCCCTTCTTGAAGACGAGGATCTCTTAGAGATGACAGGGGTCGGCATACTGCCCATGACCGTGGTTGATAGTCATGTCGGAGCATTCTGGGCAACGGTCTTTCCTTATATAAAGTTGCATAACAAAATCGCGTTGCGGACTGCTAAAGAAATCTCTTGGGCAGTCCGACAGGACACCCCTTTGCTCCAGGAAAGTATACGCTATTTTAAAAAGAACAGCTATCTTCCACGGGATGGGCATCTCAGCTTGACAGAGTATTATCGAAAAAAAGATGGGTTTATCAAGAATAGCCTGAGCCTGTCTGCTCTGGAACAGTATCACAGCACGGTTGCACTCCTTGAAAAATATGGTGAAAAATATACCTTTCCATCTCTATTGCTGGCAGCTCTTGCCTATCAGGAATCAAAATTTGATCCATCCTGGCTCGGAGAAAACGGCGAGGTGGGGTTGATGGGAATTGACCCCTCTGCTGTGCTTCAAGAAGGATTAGAAACAGACCTGCAAAAGATCAGAAAACCGGAACATAATATCCAGACAGCTGTCGGCTACCTCCGTTTCTTAGCTGACCGTTATTTTTCCTCCCCACGATTGAGCGAACTGGATCGGAATTTGATGGCGATTGCAGCGTACAAGGCCAGCCCGGAACAGGTCATGGCAGCAAGAAAAAAGGCTGCCTTAGCGGGTTATAATCCAGACATCTGGTTTAACCATGTTGAAACAATCATGCACTCGGAAGAAGGCAAAGATATTACTCAGTATGTTCGCAATATATACAAATATTTCGAAGCATACAAATATTTCACTGATCAAACAGAGAACGAAGAGCAGGAGTAG